The Pieris brassicae chromosome 6, ilPieBrab1.1, whole genome shotgun sequence genome window below encodes:
- the LOC123711445 gene encoding Na(+)/H(+) exchange regulatory cofactor NHE-RF2: MSANGSAAAESRLCHVRKVPDFDGYGFNLHAEKGKPGQYIGKVDDGSPAEKAGLRRGDRILEVNGHGIAGETHKQVVARIKERSDDAELLVVAPAPGEPVPDLDAPEQKQANNVSTESTSTTGSTGSDRTDGASPEPPRLNLQMTAAEMRAYLAAKKKVDPKKVPMDLKSKFDIVKKL, from the coding sequence ATGTCTGCGAACGGCTCGGCCGCCGCCGAATCGCGGCTCTGCCACGTGCGAAAAGTCCCGGATTTCGACGGCTACGGATTTAATTTGCATGCCGAGAAAGGGAAACCCGGCCAGTACATCGGCAAGGTGGATGATGGATCACCAGCAGAGAAGGCCGGGTTGCGACGCGGCGACCGCATCCTTGAAGTAAACGGACACGGTATCGCGGGTGAGACGCACAAACAAGTAGTAGCTCGCATCAAGGAGCGCTCGGATGATGCTGAATTGTTGGTAGTGGCCCCGGCGCCGGGAGAACCAGTTCCCGACTTAGACGCACCGGAACAGAAACAAGCCAATAACGTATCCACCGAGTCGACGTCGACTACTGGTTCCACGGGCTCCGATAGAACGGATGGTGCTTCGCCAGAGCCGCCGCGTTTAAATTTACAGATGACAGCGGCGGAGATGCGTGCTTACCTAGCTGCTAAGAAGAAAGTGGACCCAAAAAAGGTGCCGATGGATCTCAAATCCAAGTTCGATATCGTTAAAAAGTTGTGA